Proteins from a genomic interval of Hydrogenophaga sp. PAMC20947:
- a CDS encoding ATP-binding cassette domain-containing protein: protein MIETRALRHVYAGGAAIGFADVQVPQGGALLLRGPSGSGKSTWLALAAGLLTAGEGSILVAGQSVAALRGGERDRWRARCIGFLPQKLWLSEALTVTDNLGLVYFASGQPVDRAAIADVLAALDITALARRKPAQLSGGQAQRVALGRAMLLRPQVLLVDEPTASLDDAACGRALALLRDSAEQAQATLVIATHDARVERALPQAQTLLLGAVRDAAR, encoded by the coding sequence GTGATCGAGACCCGGGCGTTGCGCCATGTCTACGCGGGTGGCGCCGCCATCGGTTTTGCCGATGTGCAGGTGCCTCAGGGCGGCGCGCTTTTGTTGCGCGGTCCATCGGGCAGCGGCAAATCCACCTGGCTGGCCTTGGCGGCAGGGCTGCTCACAGCTGGTGAAGGTTCAATACTTGTTGCCGGCCAGTCGGTTGCAGCGCTGCGGGGTGGCGAGCGCGACCGCTGGCGTGCTCGGTGCATCGGGTTCTTGCCACAAAAACTGTGGTTGAGCGAGGCGCTGACCGTGACCGACAACCTGGGGCTGGTCTACTTTGCAAGCGGTCAACCGGTGGATCGCGCGGCCATCGCCGATGTGCTCGCCGCGCTGGACATCACGGCGCTGGCCCGCCGAAAACCCGCCCAGTTGTCAGGTGGGCAGGCCCAGCGTGTGGCATTGGGCAGGGCCATGCTGTTGCGTCCGCAGGTCTTGCTGGTGGACGAGCCCACTGCGAGCCTGGACGACGCGGCTTGTGGCCGGGCGCTGGCCTTGTTGCGCGACAGCGCGGAACAGGCGCAGGCGACCTTGGTGATTGCCACGCACGATGCGCGGGTCGAGCGCGCTTTACCGCAGGCCCAGACGTTGCTGTTGGGTGCGGTGCGGGATGCAGCCCGGTGA
- a CDS encoding CobD/CbiB family protein → MSFFAILLAFLLEQVRPLGHDNAVHAGLRAWARVVRRNLDAGERAHGWLAWVLAAVLPAALTGLVYWGLWRFSTVLAFVWLVAVLYVTVGFRQFSHHFTDIRQSLETGDEVGAREKLARWLRVEVSSLPRAELLRQVIQHAVLSSHRHVFGVLACFVLFWVLGMGPAGAILYRMAEYLSRVWRGHADGTSSHGLREAATQAWRWVDFVPARVTALGFAVVGNFEESVASWRSESNRFAPGNDGVLLAATSGALGVRLVEVAEGTTQENTDGSARAEPQLAHLASAVGLVWRSVVLWMLLLALLTLSRLLG, encoded by the coding sequence ATGAGTTTCTTTGCCATTCTTCTGGCTTTCTTGCTGGAACAAGTTCGTCCCCTCGGTCATGACAACGCTGTGCACGCCGGGCTGCGTGCCTGGGCGCGCGTGGTGCGCCGCAATCTCGACGCAGGTGAGCGTGCGCACGGCTGGCTGGCCTGGGTGCTGGCTGCGGTCTTGCCCGCTGCCTTGACCGGGCTGGTGTATTGGGGGTTGTGGCGCTTCAGCACGGTGCTGGCTTTTGTGTGGCTGGTGGCTGTGCTCTACGTCACGGTGGGTTTCCGCCAATTCAGCCACCACTTCACCGATATCCGCCAGTCGCTGGAAACGGGCGATGAAGTGGGCGCACGGGAAAAGCTGGCGCGGTGGTTGCGTGTTGAGGTGAGCAGCTTGCCTCGCGCAGAGCTGCTGCGGCAGGTGATCCAGCACGCTGTGCTGTCGTCCCATCGCCACGTTTTTGGCGTGCTCGCCTGTTTTGTGCTGTTCTGGGTGTTGGGCATGGGGCCTGCGGGCGCCATCCTTTACCGCATGGCTGAGTACTTGTCGCGCGTCTGGCGTGGGCATGCCGACGGTACCTCCAGCCACGGCCTGCGAGAGGCGGCCACGCAAGCCTGGCGCTGGGTCGATTTTGTGCCTGCCCGTGTGACGGCCCTGGGCTTTGCGGTGGTCGGGAATTTTGAGGAATCTGTGGCGAGCTGGCGCAGCGAGTCGAACCGCTTTGCACCGGGCAACGACGGTGTGTTGCTGGCGGCCACCTCGGGCGCTCTGGGGGTCCGCCTGGTGGAGGTCGCCGAAGGCACGACCCAAGAAAACACCGATGGCAGTGCGCGTGCCGAGCCCCAGTTGGCGCATCTGGCCAGTGCGGTCGGCTTGGTCTGGCGCAGCGTGGTGCTCTGGATGCTGCTGCTGGCACTGCTCACGCTCTCACGCCTGTTGGGCTGA
- a CDS encoding TM2 domain-containing protein, with translation MSRSNSKNKTLAAWLAVLFGSMGVHRFYLRGLGDWIGWLHPMAAALGWWGVERVQLYGLDDKLSWILIPFLGVSIAAACLAAIVYALSDRPKWNRWFNPGLEDEDAAGATNWFTILALVLALLMGTIAFMGSLAFGVQRYFEYQVEEARKISQ, from the coding sequence ATGAGCCGCTCAAATAGTAAAAACAAGACACTTGCTGCGTGGCTGGCTGTGCTGTTTGGCAGCATGGGCGTGCACCGCTTCTATCTGCGGGGCCTGGGTGACTGGATCGGCTGGCTGCATCCCATGGCTGCCGCTCTGGGCTGGTGGGGGGTAGAGCGGGTACAGCTCTACGGCCTGGATGACAAGCTCTCCTGGATCTTGATTCCGTTTCTGGGCGTCAGCATCGCGGCCGCCTGCCTGGCAGCCATCGTTTATGCCTTGAGCGACCGCCCCAAGTGGAACCGCTGGTTCAACCCCGGCCTGGAAGACGAAGACGCCGCCGGGGCCACCAACTGGTTCACCATTCTGGCACTGGTGCTGGCCTTGCTGATGGGCACCATTGCCTTCATGGGCAGCCTGGCGTTTGGTGTGCAGCGTTACTTTGAATACCAGGTGGAAGAAGCCCGCAAGATCAGTCAATAG
- the rimM gene encoding ribosome maturation factor RimM (Essential for efficient processing of 16S rRNA), which yields MNSGLFPASPLPADAIEVGRIQEAFGIKGWVRIHPHSADTDALFASKVWHLEPPEPKFARGFSAFSGTVSVTVAEIKTQTAGIVAHLEGMDDRNLAEALKGVRIHVPRSAFPATPEGEYYWVDLIGLRVVNREGVDMGVVRDLISTGPNSVLVLEFTETTAEGETQVAERMIPFVDAYVDKVDQAERLITVDWGLDY from the coding sequence ATGAATTCTGGTCTGTTTCCCGCATCGCCTTTGCCGGCTGATGCCATTGAGGTGGGCCGGATTCAAGAAGCGTTTGGCATCAAGGGGTGGGTCCGCATCCATCCCCACAGCGCCGACACCGATGCGCTGTTTGCCTCCAAAGTCTGGCATCTGGAACCACCCGAACCCAAGTTCGCGCGTGGTTTTTCTGCGTTCAGTGGCACGGTTTCGGTCACCGTGGCGGAAATCAAGACCCAAACCGCCGGCATAGTCGCCCACCTGGAAGGGATGGACGACCGCAACCTGGCCGAAGCCCTCAAAGGTGTGCGCATCCACGTACCGCGATCGGCCTTTCCAGCCACACCCGAAGGCGAGTATTACTGGGTTGACCTGATCGGGTTGCGAGTGGTCAACCGCGAAGGTGTGGACATGGGTGTGGTGCGCGACCTCATATCCACAGGGCCAAATTCCGTGCTCGTGCTTGAATTCACCGAGACCACCGCTGAAGGTGAAACGCAGGTGGCCGAGCGCATGATCCCGTTCGTGGATGCCTACGTTGACAAAGTGGATCAGGCTGAGCGCTTGATCACGGTTGACTGGGGACTTGATTACTGA
- a CDS encoding GNAT family N-acetyltransferase, producing the protein MPTIRPSLDSDLPAITRIYAHHVLHGTGTFETTPPTEVDMSTRRNDVLSKGLPWLVIEEGAQIRGFAYANWFKPRPAYRFSCEDSIYMAPESAGKGLGRALLAELMAGLERAGVRKVMAVIGDSANAGSIGIHKALGFEPAGVIHNCGWKFERWLDIVLMEKTLGVGASTPPDEKPATP; encoded by the coding sequence ATGCCCACCATACGCCCCAGCCTGGACAGCGATCTGCCCGCCATCACCCGCATTTACGCTCACCACGTCTTGCACGGCACCGGCACCTTTGAGACCACCCCGCCCACCGAGGTCGACATGAGCACCCGGCGCAACGATGTCCTGAGCAAGGGCTTGCCCTGGCTGGTGATTGAAGAAGGCGCGCAGATCCGGGGTTTCGCTTACGCCAACTGGTTCAAACCGCGCCCGGCTTACCGGTTTTCATGCGAAGACTCGATTTACATGGCACCGGAATCGGCGGGCAAAGGACTGGGCCGGGCGCTGCTGGCCGAACTGATGGCTGGCCTGGAGCGCGCAGGGGTTCGCAAAGTGATGGCGGTGATCGGTGACTCGGCCAATGCCGGATCGATCGGTATCCACAAAGCGCTGGGCTTCGAGCCGGCAGGGGTGATCCACAACTGCGGCTGGAAATTCGAACGTTGGCTCGACATCGTGCTCATGGAAAAAACGCTTGGGGTGGGCGCGTCCACCCCGCCTGACGAGAAACCTGCCACACCATGA
- a CDS encoding CoA pyrophosphatase has protein sequence MSSPTLPLFNPRDVPIVPQLGSERLYPAHPERLTPAGLRALFAQPPPWVPELVREQRFGDRVPTHAAVLLPLVMRDRLSLVLTLRSAHLNSHSGQIALPGGKLDPGDANAVAAALRETHEEIGIEPGRVEVLGVLPEYVTGTSFIVTPVVGLIQPGFELAPNPDEVADVFEVPLDFLMDPSNHRRHAWNWEGAVREWYSMPYDDAGQERFIWGATAGMLRNFYRFLSA, from the coding sequence ATGTCCTCTCCAACGTTGCCGCTTTTCAATCCTCGCGACGTGCCCATCGTCCCGCAGCTGGGCAGTGAACGCCTGTACCCAGCCCATCCTGAGCGGCTGACGCCTGCCGGCCTCAGGGCGTTGTTTGCCCAGCCACCCCCGTGGGTGCCCGAATTGGTCCGAGAGCAGCGGTTTGGCGACCGGGTGCCGACGCATGCGGCCGTGTTGCTCCCGTTGGTGATGCGAGACCGGTTGAGCCTGGTGCTGACCCTGCGGTCGGCACACCTCAACAGCCATTCGGGCCAGATCGCCTTGCCCGGCGGCAAGCTTGATCCCGGCGATGCCAATGCCGTGGCCGCAGCGCTGCGGGAGACCCATGAAGAGATTGGCATTGAACCCGGGCGTGTCGAGGTGCTGGGGGTGTTGCCCGAATATGTGACGGGAACGTCCTTCATCGTGACCCCGGTGGTGGGCCTGATTCAACCGGGTTTTGAGCTGGCACCCAATCCGGATGAGGTGGCCGATGTGTTCGAGGTGCCTTTGGACTTCCTCATGGACCCATCCAACCACCGCCGCCACGCATGGAATTGGGAGGGTGCGGTTCGTGAGTGGTACTCCATGCCATACGACGATGCTGGACAAGAGCGATTCATCTGGGGCGCGACCGCGGGTATGTTGCGCAATTTCTACCGTTTCCTCAGTGCCTGA
- a CDS encoding 4a-hydroxytetrahydrobiopterin dehydratase gives MNPIHQNRRALSATEIVTQLTQLNGESAQGWKLIDGAIEKTFSFPNFHETMAFVNALAWVAHREDHHPDLALSYGRCTVRFNTHDVDGISASDTFCAKAVDSLLKD, from the coding sequence ATGAACCCCATCCATCAAAACCGCCGCGCCCTTTCCGCTACCGAAATCGTCACCCAGCTGACCCAGCTCAACGGCGAGTCCGCCCAAGGGTGGAAACTGATCGATGGCGCCATTGAAAAGACCTTCAGCTTTCCCAATTTTCACGAAACCATGGCTTTTGTGAACGCCTTGGCCTGGGTGGCCCACCGCGAAGACCACCACCCCGATCTGGCCCTCAGCTATGGTCGATGCACCGTTCGTTTCAACACCCACGATGTGGACGGCATCTCGGCCAGCGATACCTTCTGCGCCAAGGCCGTGGACAGCTTGCTCAAAGACTGA
- a CDS encoding ABC transporter permease: MNTLKLSWQYLWARPLTTSLNLLLLTLGLAAMAVVLIAQDQLDRAFERDLRGIDAVVGAKGSPLQLILSGVFHIDAPTGNISLDDLQSLQANPQVAQAIPLSMGDNLQGFRIIGTTPDYPAHYGATLAQGHWWTQPMEAVMGAHAARTLGLTTGQGFVGAHGLGNGGAVHGDSRYMTTGVLAPCGCVLDRLVLTATESAWQVHDDMHATDDMDDEDLAAIAADREVTVALIRYKSPLATLSFPRFINGTTAMQAASPALEVARLMNLFSVGAQVLQGLGAVLLGVAGLSVFIALWNAVRERRADLAMLRMLGASPRKVGALLLCESLWLAALACVLGLLAAHGSMAMVGAMAMSEQSLSIEGWRWVPYEAGIPLMAFGVAVIAALVPSISAYRVDVTHLLNARS; encoded by the coding sequence GTGAACACGTTGAAGCTTTCATGGCAGTACCTTTGGGCCCGCCCGCTGACCACCTCGCTCAATCTCCTCCTGCTCACGCTGGGTCTCGCGGCCATGGCGGTGGTTTTGATCGCGCAAGACCAGCTCGACCGAGCATTCGAGCGCGATCTGCGCGGCATCGATGCGGTTGTGGGGGCCAAAGGGAGTCCTTTGCAATTGATTCTGTCCGGCGTGTTTCACATCGATGCACCCACGGGCAATATCTCGCTCGACGATCTCCAATCGCTGCAGGCCAACCCCCAGGTGGCCCAGGCGATTCCTCTCAGCATGGGTGACAACCTGCAGGGTTTTCGCATCATCGGCACCACCCCCGATTACCCGGCGCACTACGGCGCCACCTTGGCTCAAGGCCATTGGTGGACCCAGCCCATGGAGGCGGTCATGGGTGCACATGCGGCGAGAACCCTGGGGCTGACGACAGGCCAGGGCTTTGTTGGCGCGCACGGACTGGGCAACGGCGGGGCGGTCCACGGCGATTCCCGCTACATGACCACGGGTGTGCTCGCGCCCTGTGGCTGTGTGCTCGACCGTTTGGTGCTGACCGCAACCGAGTCCGCCTGGCAAGTGCACGACGACATGCATGCCACGGACGACATGGACGACGAAGACCTCGCAGCCATTGCCGCCGACCGCGAAGTGACCGTGGCCTTGATTCGCTACAAGAGTCCGTTGGCGACCCTGAGTTTTCCGCGCTTCATCAACGGCACCACCGCCATGCAGGCGGCGTCGCCCGCGCTGGAAGTGGCGCGTTTGATGAACCTTTTCAGTGTGGGGGCTCAGGTGCTTCAGGGTCTGGGCGCGGTGTTGCTTGGCGTGGCGGGCTTGTCGGTGTTCATCGCCTTGTGGAATGCGGTGCGCGAGCGCCGGGCGGATTTGGCGATGCTGCGCATGCTGGGGGCTTCCCCGCGCAAGGTCGGTGCGCTGCTGCTGTGTGAATCGTTGTGGCTGGCGGCGCTGGCCTGCGTTTTGGGCTTGCTGGCGGCACACGGTTCGATGGCCATGGTGGGTGCGATGGCCATGTCCGAGCAATCGCTTTCGATTGAAGGCTGGCGGTGGGTTCCCTATGAAGCAGGGATACCGCTGATGGCCTTTGGGGTGGCGGTGATCGCGGCGCTGGTGCCGTCGATCAGCGCTTATCGGGTCGACGTGACCCATTTGTTGAACGCAAGGTCTTGA
- the rplS gene encoding 50S ribosomal protein L19, translated as MNLIQTLEQEEIARLNKEIPVFAPGDTVIVSVNVVEGTRKRLQAYEGVVIARRNRGLNSSFIVRKISNGEGVERTFPLYSPRIAKIEVKRRGAVRRAKLYYLRERSGRSARIKEKLGR; from the coding sequence ATGAACCTTATCCAAACCCTTGAGCAAGAAGAAATTGCTCGTTTGAACAAAGAGATCCCCGTCTTTGCGCCTGGTGACACCGTCATCGTCAGCGTGAACGTGGTTGAAGGCACCCGCAAGCGTCTGCAGGCTTACGAAGGCGTGGTGATTGCCCGTCGCAACCGTGGTCTGAACTCCAGCTTCATCGTTCGCAAGATCTCCAACGGTGAAGGTGTCGAGCGCACGTTCCCGCTGTACAGCCCCCGTATCGCCAAGATCGAAGTGAAGCGTCGCGGTGCTGTGCGCCGTGCCAAGCTGTACTACCTGCGCGAGCGCAGCGGCCGTTCGGCTCGTATCAAGGAAAAATTGGGCCGTTAA
- a CDS encoding AEC family transporter, with product MNITDHPVVASLTPVFILIACGYLAGRLQWIRAAAIKDLSNLVFLLLIPALLFRTMSAVHVETLDLRPLVAYFLAALLLLGGSVFWRGFNRKSVVMALGGVFSNLVMIGITVVQLAYGKEGLVTLLTVVSLHAIILLTVTTITLELAVAGENRAQGMEAPHLLATTWSAFKNALIHPIPLPIITGLLFAQTGWTLPVVVDKPLMLLGSAFGPIALVLVGVTMASTPLGGHIRPALWITASKNLLLPLMVGISAWVFGITGLPLTVMVVAAAMPMGANVFMFAQRYEVGQDLTTASMVLSTGLSLFTLTLVMLVMSWIN from the coding sequence GTGAATATCACTGACCACCCCGTTGTCGCGTCGCTGACGCCTGTCTTTATTTTGATTGCATGCGGCTACCTGGCCGGGCGATTGCAGTGGATCCGCGCCGCCGCGATCAAGGATTTGTCCAACCTGGTGTTTTTGCTGCTGATCCCGGCGCTGTTGTTTCGCACGATGAGCGCCGTGCATGTCGAAACGCTGGACCTTCGACCCTTGGTCGCCTATTTCCTGGCCGCGTTGCTGCTGCTGGGCGGCTCCGTCTTCTGGCGCGGCTTCAACCGGAAAAGTGTGGTCATGGCGCTCGGAGGGGTGTTCTCAAACCTCGTCATGATCGGCATCACCGTGGTGCAGCTGGCTTACGGCAAAGAGGGATTGGTCACCTTGCTCACAGTGGTGTCCTTGCACGCCATCATTTTGCTGACCGTGACCACCATCACGCTGGAACTGGCTGTCGCCGGCGAAAACCGCGCGCAGGGCATGGAAGCGCCGCACCTGCTGGCAACCACCTGGTCAGCCTTCAAGAACGCGTTGATTCACCCGATTCCTCTGCCGATCATCACGGGTTTGCTGTTTGCGCAAACCGGCTGGACCTTGCCTGTGGTGGTAGACAAGCCGTTGATGTTGCTGGGCAGCGCTTTTGGTCCGATCGCACTCGTGCTGGTGGGTGTGACCATGGCCAGCACGCCGCTGGGCGGGCATATTCGCCCAGCGCTGTGGATCACCGCGTCCAAAAACCTGCTGCTGCCCCTGATGGTGGGCATCAGTGCCTGGGTGTTTGGTATCACCGGGTTGCCGTTGACGGTGATGGTGGTGGCAGCCGCCATGCCCATGGGCGCCAACGTGTTCATGTTTGCCCAGCGCTACGAGGTGGGCCAGGATCTCACCACGGCCAGCATGGTGTTGTCGACCGGTTTGTCCCTGTTCACCTTGACTCTGGTGATGCTGGTGATGTCCTGGATCAACTAG
- the rsgA gene encoding ribosome small subunit-dependent GTPase A: MNRPSKKPSQGSGSPIATQAGLVVASFGRHCLVESADGQRRICHPRGKKSQVVVGDRVQWSSTADEGSIEQVNPRNNLFYRQDELRTKSFASNLDQILMLVAADPEFSERQLARALIAAEAQNIPVLVVLNKSDLQPAFDRSWQRLAPYREMGVEVLPLRLKAETAASSEAGVVELEARLAGKTTLVLGPSGVGKSTLVNRLVPHASALTGEISRALNSGKHTTTSTTWYWVDPENRVTALIDSPGFQEFGLNHIEPMQLAHLMPDLRARLGHCRFYNCTHLHEPGCEVRSHVSQAAGQAETGGDASINANRYQIYGELFAELSDRRTY; encoded by the coding sequence TTGAACCGCCCTTCCAAAAAGCCCTCGCAGGGCTCTGGCTCCCCCATAGCAACCCAGGCCGGGTTGGTGGTTGCCTCATTTGGACGCCATTGCCTCGTCGAGAGCGCGGATGGCCAGCGCCGCATCTGCCACCCACGTGGGAAAAAGAGCCAGGTGGTGGTGGGCGACCGGGTGCAATGGTCCTCCACGGCCGATGAGGGCAGCATCGAACAGGTCAACCCGCGCAACAACCTCTTCTACCGCCAGGACGAGCTGCGCACCAAGTCGTTTGCATCCAATCTGGACCAGATTCTCATGCTGGTGGCCGCAGACCCCGAATTCTCAGAGCGGCAACTTGCGCGCGCACTGATCGCGGCCGAAGCGCAAAACATCCCCGTGTTGGTGGTGCTCAACAAGAGCGATCTGCAGCCGGCTTTTGACCGCTCCTGGCAACGCCTGGCGCCCTACCGCGAGATGGGCGTTGAGGTGCTGCCCTTGCGGCTCAAGGCCGAGACCGCTGCCAGCAGCGAAGCGGGCGTCGTCGAACTTGAAGCCCGCCTGGCTGGCAAAACCACGCTGGTGCTGGGCCCATCGGGTGTCGGCAAAAGCACGCTGGTGAACCGGCTCGTGCCCCACGCGAGTGCCCTCACGGGCGAGATATCCCGCGCCCTCAATTCGGGCAAACACACCACCACCAGCACCACCTGGTATTGGGTAGACCCGGAGAACCGTGTCACCGCCCTGATCGACTCGCCCGGCTTTCAGGAGTTTGGGCTCAACCACATCGAGCCCATGCAGTTGGCACACCTGATGCCCGACTTGCGGGCCAGGCTGGGCCATTGCCGCTTCTACAACTGCACCCACCTGCACGAACCGGGCTGTGAGGTACGGTCGCATGTGAGCCAAGCGGCCGGCCAGGCAGAAACCGGCGGTGACGCCAGCATCAACGCCAACCGGTATCAAATTTACGGCGAGCTGTTTGCCGAACTTTCAGACCGCCGAACCTATTGA
- the rpsP gene encoding 30S ribosomal protein S16, with protein MVVIRLSRGGSKARPFYNIVVADKRNRRDGRFIERIGFYNPLARGGEEPLRIAADRLTYWTGVGAEPSDTVNRLIKQGAKAAAAAPAAPAAA; from the coding sequence ATGGTCGTCATCCGACTTTCCCGCGGCGGCTCCAAAGCCCGTCCTTTCTACAACATCGTGGTCGCTGACAAGCGCAACCGCCGCGATGGCCGTTTCATCGAACGCATCGGTTTCTACAATCCGCTGGCCCGTGGTGGTGAAGAGCCTCTGCGTATCGCTGCCGATCGCCTGACGTACTGGACGGGTGTCGGTGCCGAGCCTTCGGATACCGTGAACCGTTTGATCAAGCAAGGCGCCAAAGCTGCTGCCGCTGCACCTGCAGCGCCTGCCGCAGCCTGA
- a CDS encoding DUF3299 domain-containing protein — MKRKDWAVCLLGLGMLSGCAVVGAQVLSSPMGSAPDAPVAAGQGPGIHGAGSAFPPLVERADVVPWSVLTDVSVVFQKPRITTTFTDKVRQLNGTTVKMQGYMAPLEAGTSHRHFLLLSVPPTCPFCVPGGAESMVEVRTTKPLKYSQNVLVIEGRFQVLKDDPQGLYYRMTGARQVK; from the coding sequence ATGAAACGGAAAGATTGGGCGGTTTGCCTGCTGGGTCTGGGCATGCTCAGCGGCTGTGCTGTGGTGGGGGCGCAAGTGTTGAGTTCGCCTATGGGCTCCGCGCCTGATGCCCCTGTTGCCGCCGGGCAAGGACCTGGCATACACGGTGCCGGCAGCGCCTTTCCGCCCTTGGTGGAGCGGGCCGATGTGGTGCCGTGGTCGGTGTTGACCGATGTGTCCGTGGTGTTCCAGAAACCGCGCATCACCACCACGTTCACGGACAAGGTGCGCCAGCTCAACGGCACCACCGTCAAGATGCAGGGCTATATGGCCCCACTCGAGGCTGGCACTTCGCACCGGCATTTTCTCTTGTTGTCGGTGCCACCGACCTGCCCGTTCTGCGTGCCCGGTGGGGCCGAAAGCATGGTGGAGGTGCGCACGACGAAACCCTTGAAGTACTCCCAGAATGTGCTGGTGATCGAGGGCCGGTTTCAGGTGTTGAAAGACGACCCGCAGGGCTTGTACTACCGCATGACTGGCGCACGACAGGTGAAATAA
- a CDS encoding M48 family metallopeptidase: MQTSDLVFSLVFGALLIAGLVVRTWLASRQIRHVARHRGAVPAAFADTITPQAHQKAADYTIAKTRFGLLDGALEVALLLCWTLFGGLHWLNQALLSVMGGGMWQQLALVAAFSVIAGLLGLPAAWWSTFRIEERFGFNKMSLGLWLGDLLKNAVVGALLGLPILALVLWLMGAAGSIWWLWAWGAWMGFNLLMLVAYPTLIAPLFNKFEPLQDEAIKSRVSALMERCGFAAKGLFVMDGSKRSAHANAYFTGFGASKRVVFFDTLLKQLAPEEIDAVLAHELGHYKRRHIVQRVVLMFALSLVGFALLGWLSNQSWFYTGLGVMPSLTEPNHALAILLFMMVVPLFTFFLSPLMARLSRRHEFEADAYAMDKTDGLDLASALLKLYKDNASTLTPDPLFVRFYYSHPPAGERIARLQANGA, encoded by the coding sequence ATGCAAACTTCCGATCTCGTGTTTTCTCTGGTTTTTGGCGCTCTGTTGATCGCCGGTCTTGTGGTGCGCACCTGGCTGGCCAGCCGGCAGATCCGCCACGTCGCCCGCCACCGAGGCGCCGTTCCCGCGGCATTTGCCGACACCATCACACCGCAGGCCCACCAGAAAGCGGCCGACTACACCATCGCCAAGACCCGTTTTGGCCTGCTGGACGGCGCGTTGGAGGTGGCCTTGCTGCTGTGCTGGACCCTGTTTGGTGGTCTGCACTGGCTGAACCAGGCTTTGCTGTCGGTCATGGGCGGTGGCATGTGGCAACAGCTGGCGCTCGTGGCGGCGTTCAGCGTGATCGCAGGGTTGCTGGGGCTGCCCGCAGCCTGGTGGTCTACCTTTCGCATTGAAGAGCGTTTTGGGTTCAACAAGATGAGCCTGGGACTGTGGCTGGGCGACCTGCTGAAAAATGCCGTGGTGGGCGCCTTGCTGGGCTTGCCCATCCTGGCCCTGGTGTTGTGGCTCATGGGGGCGGCCGGATCCATCTGGTGGCTGTGGGCATGGGGCGCCTGGATGGGATTCAACCTGCTGATGCTGGTGGCCTACCCAACCTTGATCGCGCCCTTGTTCAACAAATTTGAGCCCTTGCAGGACGAAGCCATCAAGAGCCGCGTCAGCGCCCTGATGGAACGCTGCGGGTTCGCGGCCAAAGGCCTGTTTGTGATGGACGGCAGCAAGCGCAGCGCGCACGCCAACGCCTATTTCACGGGCTTTGGGGCCTCCAAACGCGTGGTATTTTTTGATACCTTGCTGAAGCAGCTGGCGCCCGAAGAAATCGATGCGGTGCTGGCTCACGAGCTGGGCCACTACAAACGCCGCCACATAGTTCAGCGGGTGGTCCTGATGTTTGCACTCAGCCTCGTGGGCTTTGCGTTGCTGGGCTGGCTGTCCAACCAGAGCTGGTTTTACACCGGCCTCGGTGTCATGCCCTCGCTGACCGAGCCGAACCATGCGCTGGCTATCTTGCTGTTCATGATGGTGGTGCCACTGTTCACGTTTTTCCTCTCGCCACTGATGGCACGGCTGTCAAGGCGGCATGAATTCGAGGCGGACGCCTACGCCATGGACAAGACCGATGGCCTGGATCTGGCCAGCGCCCTGCTCAAGCTTTACAAAGACAATGCGAGCACGCTAACGCCCGACCCGCTTTTTGTCCGCTTCTATTACTCCCACCCACCCGCCGGCGAACGGATTGCTCGCCTGCAGGCGAATGGCGCTTAA
- a CDS encoding Fur family transcriptional regulator: protein MPMVTRKPKESVPVPQAIQTRLEAGGLRRTLATRAVVGLFVASPQRSLNHAQALSLLTARGLDINRVTLYRLLERLAACGVLARFSDDTARTWRFRLADLHEAEVGGGAPSFECDACHQQFRLPNAEASTQAAAARFYQVLAELGHHGVRMDVAIHGTCAGCTPAQLEEARR from the coding sequence ATGCCCATGGTGACCCGCAAACCCAAAGAATCCGTGCCTGTGCCGCAGGCCATCCAGACACGGCTGGAGGCAGGAGGCCTGCGCCGCACCCTGGCCACCCGGGCGGTGGTGGGGCTGTTTGTGGCGAGCCCCCAACGCAGCCTGAACCATGCGCAGGCCCTCTCGCTGTTGACGGCCCGGGGGCTCGACATCAACCGCGTGACGCTGTACCGCCTGCTGGAGCGGCTGGCGGCCTGTGGGGTGCTTGCCCGTTTCTCCGATGACACCGCGCGCACCTGGCGCTTTCGCCTGGCCGATCTCCATGAAGCCGAGGTGGGCGGCGGTGCGCCGAGCTTTGAATGCGATGCCTGCCACCAGCAGTTCCGCTTGCCCAACGCAGAGGCGTCCACTCAGGCCGCCGCCGCTCGCTTCTACCAAGTCTTGGCCGAGCTGGGTCACCATGGCGTGCGCATGGATGTGGCGATCCACGGCACCTGCGCCGGTTGCACACCAGCGCAGCTCGAAGAGGCTCGCCGGTGA